A genomic region of Bactrocera dorsalis isolate Fly_Bdor chromosome 3, ASM2337382v1, whole genome shotgun sequence contains the following coding sequences:
- the LOC105230154 gene encoding uncharacterized protein LOC105230154 — protein MKCAIAFLLLAGMLAIGVNAGNEPVCSYRNTQGETIFLKYLPLLKQGQDYVDFGVDGKCVKRAVCSENFKTEVEDCGKYRVTCGNKKTFNGVFPGCCVKC, from the exons ATGAAGTGCGCCATAGCGTTCTTATTACTGGCTGGTATGCTGGCCATAGGCGTCAACGCCG GTAACGAACCGGTTTGCTCATATCGCAATACTCAGGGCGAAACGATATTCCTCAAATATTTGCCGCTACTCAAACAGGGTCAGGATTATGTGGACTTCGGTGTGGATGGCAAGTGTGTGAAGCGCGCTGTATGTtcggaaaatttcaaaaccgaAGTGGAAGA TTGCGGCAAGTATCGCGTCACGTGCGGCAACAAAAAGACTTTCAATGGCGTCTTTCCCGGTTGCTGTGTCAAATgctaa